One Catenulispora sp. EB89 DNA window includes the following coding sequences:
- a CDS encoding thioredoxin family protein, whose translation MDVTGVLAAVGVLAAASAFGLWRRRTDGAVKAAPTAGTEQLTATDLGIELDPRATLVQFSSRVCQYCGPTRRVLTELAERHAVAFLDIDAEERLDLARRLTVLRTPTVLLLDGAGRITHRVSGPPRRAELAAAVGALVGADQ comes from the coding sequence ATGGATGTCACCGGAGTGCTGGCGGCGGTGGGCGTGCTGGCGGCGGCCTCGGCCTTCGGGCTGTGGCGCAGACGGACCGACGGCGCCGTGAAGGCGGCCCCGACGGCGGGCACGGAACAGCTCACGGCCACGGACCTCGGCATCGAGCTGGATCCGCGGGCGACGCTGGTCCAGTTCTCCTCGAGGGTCTGCCAGTACTGCGGTCCGACCCGGCGCGTCCTGACCGAGCTCGCCGAGCGGCACGCTGTGGCGTTCCTCGACATCGACGCCGAGGAACGGCTGGATCTGGCCCGCCGGCTCACCGTGCTGCGGACGCCGACCGTGCTGCTGCTCGACGGCGCGGGCCGGATCACGCACCGGGTCTCGGGGCCGCCGCGGCGGGCTGAGCTCGCGGCGGCTGTCGGGGCGTTGGTCGGGGCGGATCAGTAG
- the rpsN gene encoding 30S ribosomal protein S14, with amino-acid sequence MAKSSKVAKNDKRRDVVARYAERRTELKRLIKSPRTSDEARAAAIAELQRQPRDASATRVRNRDSVDGRPRGYVGAFGLSRINLRTHAHAGHLPGVRKSSW; translated from the coding sequence ATGGCCAAGTCCTCGAAGGTCGCCAAGAACGACAAGCGGCGCGACGTGGTGGCCCGGTACGCCGAGCGCCGCACCGAGCTCAAGCGGCTGATCAAGTCCCCACGCACCTCGGACGAGGCGCGCGCGGCCGCCATCGCGGAGTTGCAGCGCCAGCCGCGCGACGCCAGCGCCACGCGGGTGCGCAACCGCGACTCGGTGGACGGCCGGCCGCGCGGCTACGTCGGCGCCTTCGGCCTGTCGCGCATCAACCTGCGCACGCATGCCCACGCCGGACACCTTCCCGGCGTCCGCAAGTCCAGCTGGTAG
- the rpsR gene encoding 30S ribosomal protein S18, with product MPRLSPTGKPRKKKRLDKALIARLEHIDYKDTDLLRMFISDRGKIRSRRVTGLTVRQQHAMARAVKNAREMALLPYASSSFKGGR from the coding sequence ATGCCACGCCTCTCCCCCACCGGCAAACCGCGCAAGAAGAAGCGCCTCGACAAGGCGCTGATCGCCCGGCTGGAACACATCGACTACAAGGACACCGACCTGCTGCGGATGTTCATCTCCGACCGCGGCAAGATCCGCAGCCGCCGCGTGACCGGGCTGACGGTGCGGCAGCAGCACGCGATGGCGCGTGCGGTGAAGAACGCGCGGGAGATGGCGCTGCTGCCGTATGCGTCGAGCTCGTTCAAGGGCGGACGGTGA
- a CDS encoding cation diffusion facilitator family transporter: MSEHEHDHDERGGHGDDGGHGGHAGHSHGVAVDADRRWLLIGLALILGFMSVEVVIGVLAHSLALLSDAAHMLTDAASILLALFAMRLAARPARGGYTFGLKRAEILSAQANGVTLLVLSAVLAFEAVRRLISPPDVTGGLVLATALVGVAVNIAAAWSISKANRTSLNVEGAFQHILTDLYGFIATAIAGLVVVLTGFARADAIATLVVVALMLKAGLGLVTAAGRIFLEAAPAGVDPDAVGDQMAAVEQVIEVHDLHIWEITSGQAALSAHVLVVPGGDCHNVRRVLQQQLQDAHGISHATLQVDHLGDVEGDVLQIAHSVPANGSGHCEDTHGPVHRTGPHDH, translated from the coding sequence GTGTCTGAGCATGAGCACGACCACGACGAGCGTGGCGGCCACGGCGACGATGGCGGCCACGGCGGCCACGCCGGCCACAGCCACGGCGTGGCCGTCGACGCCGACCGCCGCTGGCTGCTGATCGGCCTGGCGCTGATCCTCGGCTTCATGTCGGTCGAGGTGGTCATCGGCGTGCTCGCGCACTCCCTGGCCCTGCTCTCCGACGCCGCGCACATGCTCACCGACGCCGCCTCGATCCTGCTCGCGCTGTTCGCGATGCGGCTGGCCGCGCGGCCCGCGCGTGGCGGCTACACCTTCGGGCTCAAGCGCGCTGAGATCCTGTCCGCGCAGGCCAACGGCGTGACGCTGCTGGTGCTGTCCGCGGTGCTGGCGTTCGAGGCGGTGCGGCGGCTGATCAGCCCGCCGGACGTGACCGGCGGCCTGGTGCTGGCCACCGCGCTGGTCGGGGTGGCGGTGAACATCGCGGCGGCGTGGTCGATCTCCAAGGCCAACCGCACCTCGTTGAACGTCGAGGGCGCGTTCCAGCACATCCTGACCGACCTGTACGGCTTCATCGCCACCGCGATCGCCGGGCTGGTGGTGGTGCTGACCGGCTTCGCCCGCGCCGACGCGATCGCCACGCTCGTCGTCGTGGCGCTGATGCTCAAGGCCGGGCTCGGGCTGGTGACGGCGGCCGGGCGGATCTTCCTGGAGGCCGCGCCGGCCGGCGTCGACCCGGACGCCGTGGGGGATCAGATGGCGGCCGTCGAGCAGGTGATAGAGGTCCACGACCTGCACATCTGGGAGATCACCTCGGGGCAGGCGGCGCTGAGCGCGCACGTGCTGGTGGTGCCCGGCGGGGACTGCCACAACGTGCGGCGGGTGCTGCAACAGCAGCTGCAGGACGCGCACGGGATCAGCCACGCCACGCTGCAGGTCGACCATCTCGGGGACGTCGAGGGCGACGTGCTGCAGATCGCGCACAGCGTGCCGGCCAACGGTTCCGGGCACTGCGAGGACACGCACGGTCCGGTGCACCGGACCGGTCCGCACGATCACTGA
- a CDS encoding GTP-binding protein yields the protein MSVASLLPVVVVTGLHRKQRRRAVRELSRYPESAVLYHGMSEGCPCCALREELLPQLVRLSVAGRNRLAIVDLWDGSDPEPLVETIAGAVVPVNIDGTGQSNMDEYVKVVGVVAAIDPLRVLADLRCDDALADHNLHTNPEDDGSVAETLAHQIEYANVLAVGYDPHRGTDSDERELRTGLAMLRRLNPTARALTLATRQLIPAALAGFDVEEAAQRVDPALALLPTQGEDDGVHTLLWHRRRPLHPGRLYEALKQLVPVAERSRGRFWLANRPGALLAWDAAGASLSVGDCGPWLAALSDEEWEEFPPERRAAAAMEWDPHYGDRMQLLSFTSPGLDVEAITEILDGCLLTDDEIAAGESAWRLLPDAFEELLNPVA from the coding sequence GTGTCCGTCGCGAGTCTGCTGCCCGTGGTGGTCGTGACCGGCCTGCACCGGAAGCAACGGCGCAGGGCGGTGCGCGAGCTGTCCCGCTACCCGGAGTCCGCGGTGCTGTACCACGGCATGTCCGAGGGCTGCCCGTGCTGCGCGCTGCGGGAGGAGCTGCTGCCGCAGCTGGTGCGGCTGTCCGTGGCCGGCCGGAACCGGCTGGCGATCGTCGACCTGTGGGACGGCAGCGATCCGGAGCCGCTGGTCGAGACGATCGCCGGGGCGGTCGTGCCGGTCAACATCGACGGCACCGGCCAGAGCAACATGGACGAGTACGTGAAGGTCGTCGGCGTGGTCGCAGCCATCGATCCGCTGCGCGTCCTCGCCGATCTGCGGTGCGACGACGCGCTGGCCGACCACAACCTGCACACCAACCCCGAGGACGACGGCTCCGTCGCCGAGACGCTGGCGCACCAGATTGAGTACGCGAACGTGCTGGCCGTCGGCTACGACCCGCACCGGGGCACGGACTCCGACGAGCGCGAGCTGCGCACCGGCCTGGCCATGCTGCGCCGGCTGAACCCGACCGCGCGGGCCCTGACGCTGGCGACCCGGCAGCTGATCCCGGCGGCGCTGGCCGGCTTCGACGTCGAGGAGGCGGCGCAGCGCGTCGATCCGGCGCTGGCACTGCTGCCGACGCAGGGTGAGGACGACGGCGTCCACACGCTGCTATGGCATCGGCGCCGTCCGCTGCACCCGGGGCGGCTGTACGAGGCGCTGAAGCAGCTGGTGCCGGTAGCCGAGCGCAGCCGCGGCCGGTTCTGGCTGGCCAACCGGCCCGGCGCGCTGCTGGCGTGGGACGCGGCCGGTGCGAGCCTGAGCGTCGGCGACTGCGGGCCGTGGCTGGCCGCGCTGTCGGACGAGGAGTGGGAGGAGTTCCCGCCGGAGCGCCGGGCCGCCGCCGCGATGGAGTGGGATCCGCACTACGGCGATCGCATGCAGCTGCTCTCCTTCACCTCTCCGGGGCTCGACGTCGAGGCGATCACCGAGATCCTCGACGGCTGCCTGCTCACCGACGACGAGATCGCGGCGGGCGAATCCGCCTGGCGACTGCTGCCCGACGCTTTCGAGGAACTCCTCAACCCCGTTGCCTGA
- a CDS encoding GNAT family N-acetyltransferase, which produces MTADLMHRWAEGWSVSRGTEAPVPTPWGLRIEVGADNQLRRHLLLDPQEQGVRELVAAIDEPLTWLKSHVEPAELAPWLPAGWTEDEPGWLMAVDVAPAAVAVPDGYRLTSESKDGTTFVRILTSDGALAARGQYGYVGDHGAVDQISTEPDHRRRGLGSVVMNALANKAYELGASTSVLGATTEGRALYESLGWKVHAPLAGFIYKR; this is translated from the coding sequence ATGACCGCCGATCTGATGCACCGTTGGGCCGAGGGCTGGAGCGTGTCCCGCGGTACTGAAGCGCCGGTCCCGACGCCGTGGGGGCTGCGGATCGAGGTCGGTGCCGACAACCAGCTGCGCCGCCATCTGCTGCTCGATCCCCAGGAGCAGGGCGTGCGCGAACTGGTCGCCGCCATCGACGAGCCGCTGACGTGGCTCAAGAGCCACGTGGAGCCCGCCGAGCTGGCGCCCTGGCTGCCGGCCGGCTGGACCGAGGACGAGCCGGGCTGGCTGATGGCGGTCGATGTGGCGCCGGCGGCCGTCGCGGTCCCGGACGGCTACCGGCTCACCTCCGAGTCGAAGGACGGCACGACCTTTGTGCGGATCCTGACATCCGACGGCGCACTCGCGGCGCGCGGGCAGTACGGCTACGTCGGGGACCACGGCGCCGTCGACCAGATCTCGACCGAACCCGACCACCGGCGCCGCGGCCTGGGCTCGGTCGTGATGAACGCGTTGGCCAACAAGGCCTACGAGCTGGGCGCCTCGACCAGCGTGCTGGGCGCGACGACCGAGGGCCGGGCGTTGTACGAGTCGCTGGGCTGGAAGGTGCACGCGCCTTTGGCGGGGTTCATCTACAAGCGGTAG
- a CDS encoding aldose epimerase family protein: MRSPALRPFGTLSDGTPVDDWRLTDSSGARATILAYGATLQEISVPDRDGRMANVVLGFTDLSDYVERSAYFGCVVGRYANRIAGGTFPLDGREIRLPLNDGPRPNTLHGGTPGFGSRLWSAPDGVTDVENGTSVTLTRISPDGEEGFPGEVTVSVRYTLAAGRLTLDYRAETTAPTVLNLSNHARFNLAGEGVGTVLEHELTVAADGFLPVDAALIPLDGAAPVAGTPFDFRTPTPVGARLSDPHPQLTLVGGYDHCFVLRGGRTADPRPVLTLHDPAGGRTMRVATTEPGLQLYLSSELDGTLTGPGGRPYQRYGGIVLETQHFPDSPHRPDYPSTLLLPGRVFTSTTVLEFGVQGSSTPR, encoded by the coding sequence TTGCGATCTCCAGCCCTCCGACCATTCGGCACTCTGTCCGACGGCACACCGGTCGACGACTGGCGGCTGACCGACTCCTCCGGCGCCCGCGCCACGATCCTCGCCTATGGCGCGACCTTGCAGGAAATCAGTGTCCCGGACCGGGACGGCCGGATGGCCAACGTCGTGCTGGGTTTCACCGACCTGTCCGACTATGTCGAGCGCAGCGCCTACTTCGGCTGCGTCGTCGGACGTTACGCCAACCGCATCGCCGGCGGCACTTTCCCGCTGGACGGCCGCGAGATCCGCCTGCCGCTCAACGACGGCCCACGCCCCAACACCCTGCACGGCGGCACCCCCGGCTTCGGCTCCCGCCTGTGGAGCGCCCCGGACGGCGTGACCGATGTCGAGAACGGCACGTCCGTGACCCTGACCCGCATCAGCCCCGATGGCGAGGAAGGCTTCCCGGGCGAGGTCACCGTCAGCGTCCGCTACACCCTCGCCGCCGGCCGCCTCACCCTGGACTACCGCGCCGAGACGACCGCCCCCACGGTCCTGAACCTGTCCAACCACGCCCGCTTCAACCTGGCCGGCGAAGGCGTCGGCACGGTCCTGGAGCACGAACTCACCGTCGCCGCCGACGGCTTCCTCCCGGTCGACGCCGCCCTGATCCCCCTCGACGGCGCCGCCCCGGTGGCCGGCACCCCCTTCGACTTCCGCACCCCGACCCCGGTCGGCGCGCGTCTGTCGGACCCGCACCCGCAGCTCACCCTTGTCGGCGGCTACGACCACTGCTTCGTGCTGCGCGGCGGCCGCACCGCCGACCCGCGCCCGGTCCTCACCCTCCACGACCCGGCCGGCGGCCGCACCATGCGCGTCGCGACCACCGAGCCGGGCCTCCAGCTCTACCTGTCCTCCGAACTCGACGGCACCCTGACCGGCCCCGGCGGACGCCCCTACCAGCGCTACGGCGGCATCGTGCTGGAGACCCAGCACTTCCCCGACTCACCCCACCGCCCCGACTACCCCTCGACCCTGCTGCTGCCGGGCCGGGTCTTCACCTCGACGACGGTCCTGGAGTTCGGCGTTCAGGGCTCGAGCACGCCGCGCTGA
- a CDS encoding TetR/AcrR family transcriptional regulator: protein MPNSAQSPRDRLLETARKLFYTEGIHTVPVDRLVTEANVTRATFYRHFPAKENLVEAYLRATDDELRAAVAEALDKGTPQESAAALLELIGEVTCSAGFRGCHFINASAEYPDPEDPIRVAVAEHRAWFQDTVTRLAERAGHPDPEYAGRVLVLLHDGALSAAELDDPQQVRDTVIRAGRDLLRLDG, encoded by the coding sequence ATGCCGAACTCCGCCCAGAGCCCCAGAGACCGCCTGCTGGAGACGGCGCGGAAGCTCTTCTACACCGAGGGCATCCACACCGTGCCGGTCGACCGGCTCGTCACCGAGGCCAACGTCACCAGGGCGACCTTCTACCGGCACTTCCCGGCCAAGGAGAACCTGGTCGAGGCCTACCTGCGGGCCACCGACGACGAGCTGCGCGCCGCGGTCGCCGAGGCGCTGGACAAGGGGACCCCGCAGGAGAGCGCCGCCGCGCTGCTGGAGCTGATCGGCGAGGTCACGTGCTCGGCGGGCTTCCGCGGCTGCCACTTCATCAACGCCTCGGCCGAGTACCCGGACCCCGAGGACCCGATCCGGGTGGCCGTGGCCGAGCACCGCGCCTGGTTCCAGGACACGGTGACGCGGCTCGCCGAGCGCGCCGGGCATCCGGATCCGGAGTACGCCGGACGCGTGCTGGTGCTGCTGCACGACGGCGCGTTGTCAGCCGCCGAACTCGACGATCCGCAGCAGGTGCGGGACACGGTGATCCGTGCCGGGCGCGACCTGCTGCGGCTCGACGGCTGA
- a CDS encoding DUF4395 domain-containing protein yields the protein MTETQVTPPAGIDVRGPRFGATVTTAVLVVVLATGSGWLLAAQALVFAIGAFAGLRRAPYGLLFARLVRPRLGPPTAFEDEAPPRFAQGVGVVFAVVGVIGYLAGVPALGIAATALALAAAFLNAAFGYCLGCEMYLMLVRLRGRTT from the coding sequence ATGACGGAAACGCAGGTCACACCGCCCGCGGGCATCGATGTCCGGGGCCCGAGGTTCGGCGCGACGGTGACCACCGCCGTGCTCGTCGTGGTGCTCGCGACCGGCAGCGGATGGCTGCTGGCGGCGCAGGCGCTGGTCTTCGCGATCGGCGCCTTCGCCGGACTGCGGCGCGCGCCCTACGGTCTGCTGTTCGCCCGCCTGGTCCGTCCGCGCCTCGGGCCCCCGACCGCGTTCGAGGACGAGGCGCCGCCGCGGTTCGCGCAGGGCGTGGGCGTGGTGTTCGCGGTCGTCGGTGTCATCGGCTACCTGGCCGGAGTGCCGGCGCTGGGCATCGCCGCCACCGCGTTGGCGCTGGCCGCGGCGTTCCTCAACGCGGCGTTCGGTTACTGCCTGGGGTGCGAGATGTACCTGATGCTGGTGCGGCTGCGGGGACGAACCACCTGA
- a CDS encoding carbonic anhydrase, which translates to MSSRFTTYLERNQAFAATDAKLRIPEIPFIPFRQVYLLTCVDPRVEPAAIAGVGLGEAIVARNIGGRVTESAINDLAWVCHLHENKTPDADWFEVAILHHTDCGSGLLADPELRRTFAERGGYDEQAAAAMAVLDPAETVRHDVEALRRAPVLAPSIGKLKIGGYAYDLKTGVITTVVAPE; encoded by the coding sequence ATGTCGTCCCGCTTCACCACGTACCTCGAGCGCAACCAGGCCTTCGCCGCCACCGACGCCAAGCTCCGCATCCCGGAGATCCCGTTCATCCCCTTCCGGCAGGTGTACCTGCTGACCTGTGTCGACCCGCGGGTCGAGCCGGCGGCGATCGCCGGGGTGGGGTTGGGGGAGGCGATCGTGGCCCGCAACATCGGCGGCCGCGTCACCGAGTCCGCGATCAACGACCTGGCCTGGGTCTGCCACCTGCACGAGAACAAGACCCCGGACGCCGACTGGTTCGAGGTCGCGATCCTGCACCACACCGACTGCGGCTCCGGCCTGCTGGCCGATCCGGAGCTGCGGCGCACCTTCGCCGAACGCGGCGGGTACGACGAGCAGGCCGCCGCCGCGATGGCCGTGCTCGACCCGGCCGAGACCGTGCGGCACGACGTCGAGGCACTGCGGCGCGCGCCGGTGCTGGCGCCGAGCATCGGCAAGCTCAAGATCGGCGGGTACGCCTACGACCTCAAGACCGGCGTGATCACCACCGTGGTGGCGCCGGAGTGA
- a CDS encoding type B 50S ribosomal protein L31, giving the protein MKPGIHPEYHAVVFRDQAANYAFLTRSTATSAQTVQWEDGKTYPVIDVEVSSASHPFYTGNSRVVDTAGRVERFNRRYQRPTSGD; this is encoded by the coding sequence ATGAAGCCCGGAATCCACCCCGAATACCACGCCGTCGTCTTCCGCGACCAGGCCGCGAACTACGCCTTCCTCACCCGGTCCACCGCCACGAGCGCGCAAACCGTGCAGTGGGAGGACGGCAAGACCTACCCGGTCATCGACGTCGAGGTCTCCTCGGCCAGCCACCCCTTCTACACCGGCAACAGCCGCGTCGTGGACACCGCCGGACGGGTCGAGCGCTTCAACCGGCGCTACCAGCGCCCCACCTCCGGGGACTGA
- the rpmF gene encoding 50S ribosomal protein L32: protein MAVPKRKKSRSRTRHRRAQWKAAPVELVPITVDGVALRVPRRLVAAYQRGVLEP from the coding sequence ATGGCCGTCCCCAAGCGCAAGAAGTCCCGGAGCCGGACCCGGCACCGGCGGGCCCAGTGGAAGGCCGCGCCGGTCGAGCTGGTGCCGATCACGGTCGACGGGGTCGCGCTGCGCGTGCCCCGCCGGCTCGTCGCGGCGTATCAGCGCGGCGTGCTCGAGCCCTGA